A genomic segment from Mustela lutreola isolate mMusLut2 chromosome 15, mMusLut2.pri, whole genome shotgun sequence encodes:
- the LOC131816380 gene encoding membrane primary amine oxidase produces MNQKTTLVLLALAVITIFALVCVLLAGRGGDGGEPGQAPHCPSVSPSTQPWTHPGQSQLFADLSREELTAVMSFLTQQLGLGLVDAAHARPSDNCIFSVELHLPPKAAALAHLDRGSPPPAREALAIVFFGGQPQPNVSELVVGPLPRPSYLRDVTVERYGGPIPYHRRPVLLQEYLDIDRLIFDRELPQAAGLLHHCCFYQRQGQNLVTMTTAPRGLQSGDRATWFGLYYNISGAGFFLHPVGLELLVDHKALDPARWTIQKVFFQGRYYESLAQLEDQFEAGLVNVVLVPDNGTGGSWSLKPQGPPGPPPPLQFYPQGPRFGVQGSRVTSSLWTFSFGVGVFSGPRIFDIRFQGERLAYEISLQEALAVYGGNSPAAMLTRYMDGGFGMGKYSTPLTQGVDCPYGATYVDWHLLLESHTPKTIRDAICVFEQNQGLPLRRHHSNFYSHYFGGLAETVLVVRSVSTMLNYDYVWDMVFHPNGAIEVRLHATGYISSAFLFGAARRYGNRVGEHTLGTVHTHSAHFKVDLDVGGLENWVWAEDMTYVPTAVPWSPEHQVQRLQVTRKLLETEEQASFPLGGARPRYVYLASNHSNKWGHPRGYRIQVLSFAGEPLPQNSSLERAFSWGRYELAVTQRKEEERSSTSIYNQNDPWAPTVEFTDFINNETIAGEDLVAWVTAGFLHIPHAEDVPNTVTVGNGVGFFLRPYNFFDQDPSFESADSVYFQEDQDAGACEVNPLACLPQAAACAPDLPAFSHGGFSHN; encoded by the exons ATGAACCAGAAGACCACTCTGGTGCTCCTCGCTCTAGCCGTCATCACCATTTTTGCCTTGGTGTGTGTCCTACTAGCCGGcaggggaggagatgggggtgaACCTGGCCAAGCTCCTCACTGTCCCTCCGTGTCCCCCAGCACCCAGCCCTGGACACACCCCGGCCAGAGCCAGCTGTTTGCAGACCTGAGCCGAGAGGAGCTGACAGCTGTGATGAGCTTCCTGACCCAGCAGCTAGGGCTAGGCCTGGTGGATGCAGCCCATGCCCGCCCCTCAGACAACTGTATCTTCTCGGTGGAGCTGCACCTGCCCCCCAAGGCCGCCGCCCTGGCCCATCTGGACAGGGGGAGCCCCCCACCTGCCCGGGAGGCACTGGCCATCGTCTTCTTCGGCGGACAGCCTCAGCCCAACGTGAGTGAGCTGGTGGTGGGGCCACTGCCACGGCCCTCCTACCTGCGGGATGTGACGGTGGAGCGTTACGGGGGCCCCATCCCCTACCACCGCCGCCCCGTGTTGCTCCAAGAGTACCTGGACATAGACCGGCTGATCTTCGACAGAGAGCTGCCCCAGGCTGCTGGCCTCCTCCACCACTGCTGCTTCTACCAGCGCCAAGGACAGAACCTGGTGACGATGACCACGGCTCCCCGAGGTCTACAGTCAGGGGACCGGGCCACCTGGTTTGGCCTCTACTACAACATCTCGGGGGCCGGGTTTTTCCTGCACCCCGTGGGGTTGGAGTTGCTGGTAGACCACAAGGCTCTGGACCCTGCCCGCTGGACCATCCAGAAGGTGTTCTTTCAAGGCCGCTACTATGAGAGTTTGGCCCAGCTGGAGGACCAGTTTGAGGCAGGCCTGGTGAATGTGGTGCTGGTCCCTGACAATGGCACAGGTGGGTCCTGGTCCCTCAAGCCCCAGGGGCCCCCCGGTCCGCCGCCGCCTCTGCAGTTCTATCCCCAGGGCCCCCGCTTCGGTGTCCAGGGGAGTCGAGTGACCTCCTCATTGTGGACTTTCTCCTTTGGTGTTGGAGTTTTCAGTGGCCCCAGGATCTTTGACATTCGCTTCCAGGGAGAACGACTAGCTTATGAGATCAGCCTCCAGGAGGCCTTGGCTGTCTATGGTGGAAATTCCCCTGCAGCAATGCTGACCCGCTATATGGACGGCGGCTTTGGCATGGGCAAGTACTCCACCCCCCTGACCCAGGGGGTGGATTGCCCCTACGGGGCCACCTACGTGGACTGGCACCTCCTTCTGGAATCACACACCCCCAAGACAATACGCGATGCCATTTGCGTATTTGAACAGAACCAGGGCCTCCCCCTGAGGCGACATCACTCAAATTTCTACTCCCACTATTTTGGGGGCCTTGCAGAGACAGTGCTGGTGGTCAGATCTGTGTCGACCATGCTCAACTATGACTACGTGTGGGATATGGTCTTCCACCCCAACGGGGCCATAGAGGTCCGACTCCACGCCACCGGCTACATCAGCTCAGCCTTCCTCTTTGGTGCCGCCCGAAGGTACGGGAACCGGGTTGGGGAGCACACGCTGGGCACGGTCCACACCCACAGCGCGCACTTCAAGGTGGATCTGGATGTAGGAG GACTAGAGAACTGGGTCTGGGCTGAGGACATGACCTATGTCCCCACGGCGGTCCCCTGGAGCCCCGAGCACCAGGTGCAGAGGCTGCAGGTGACCCGGAAGCTGCTGGAGACCGAGGAGCAGGCCTCCTTCCCCCTGGGAGGCGCCCGGCCCCGCTACGTGTACCTGGCCAGCAACCACAGCAACAAGTGGGGTCACCCGCGGGGCTACCGCATCCAGGTGCTCAGCTTTGCGGGGGAGCCGCTGCCCCAGAACAGCTCCTTGGAGAGAGCCTTCAGCTGGGGGAG GTACGAGCTGGCCGTGACCCAGCGGAAGGAAGAGGAGCGCAGCAGCACCAGCATCTACAATCAGAACGACCCTTGGGCCCCCACCGTGGAGTTCACTGACTTCATCAACAATGAGACCATTGCTGGAGAG GACCTGGTGGCCTGGGTGACAGCTGGTTTCCTGCACATCCCACATGCGGAAGACGTTCCCAACACGGTGACTGTGGGGAACGGCGTGGGCTTCTTCCTCCGACCCTACAACTTCTTTGACCAGGACCCCTCCTTCGAGTCTGCGGACTCTGTCTATTTCCAGGAGGACCAGGATGCCGGGGCCTGCGAGGTCAACCCCCTGGCTTGCCTTCCCCAGGCTGCTGCCTGTGCCCCAGACCTCCCCGCCTTCTCCCACGGGGGCTTCTCCCACAACTAA
- the LOC131816429 gene encoding membrane primary amine oxidase-like isoform X2 — protein MGEGGSDKGVEREGEPGQPPRCPSVSPSAQPWTHPSQSQLFADLSREELTAVMSFLTQQLGPGLVDAAQARPSDNCIFSVELHLAPKAATLAHLDRGSPPPAREALAIVFFGGQPQPNVSELVVGPLPRPSYLRDVTVERYGGPIPYHRRPVLLQEYLDIDRLIFDRELPQAAGLLHHCCFYQRQGQNLVTMTTAPRGLQSGDRATWFGLYYNISGAGFFLHPVGLELLVDHKALDPARWTIQKVFFQGRYYESLAQLEDQFEAGLVNVVLVPDNGTGGSWSLKPQGPPGPPPPLQFYPQGPRFGVQGSRVTSSLWTFSFGLGAFSGPRIFDIRFQGERLAYEISLQEALAVYGGNSPSALRSRYTDGGFGLGHFSSTLTRGVDCPYGATYVDWHFLLESHTPKTIHDAICVFEQNQGLPLRRHHSDIHSRYFGGLAETVLVVRSVSTMLNYDYVWDMVFHPNGAIEVRLHATGYISSAFLFGATQRYGNRVGEHTLGTVHTHSAHFKVDLDVGGLENWVWAEDMTYVPMAVPWSPEHQVQRLQVTRKLLETEEQASFPLGGARPRYVYLASNHSNKWGHPRGYRIQVLSFAGEPLPQNSSLERAFSWGRYELAVTQRKEEERGSTSIYNLNDPWSPTVDFADFINNETIAGQDLVAWVTAGFLHIPHAEDVPNTVTVGNGVGFFLRPYNFFDQDPSFESADSVYFQEDQDAGACEVNPLACLPQAAACAPDLPAFSHGGFSHN, from the exons ATGGGTGAAGGTGGGAGTGACAAGGGAGTGGAAAGGGAAGGTGAACCCGGCCAGCCTCCCCGCTGCCCCTCCGTGTCCCCCAGCGCCCAGCCCTGGACACACCCCAGCCAGAGCCAGCTGTTTGCAGACCTGAGCCGAGAGGAGCTGACAGCTGTGATGAGCTTCCTGACCCAGCAGCTAGGGCCAGGCCTGGTGGATGCAGCCCAGGCCCGCCCCTCGGACAACTGCATCTTCTCAGTGGAGCTGCACCTGGCCCCCAAGGCCGCCACCCTGGCCCATCTGGACAGGGGGAGCCCCCCACCTGCCCGGGAGGCACTGGCCATCGTCTTCTTCGGCGGACAGCCTCAGCCCAACGTGAGTGAGCTGGTGGTGGGGCCACTGCCACGGCCCTCCTACCTGCGGGATGTGACGGTGGAGCGTTACGGGGGCCCCATCCCCTACCACCGCCGCCCCGTGTTGCTCCAAGAGTACCTGGACATAGACCGGCTGATCTTCGACAGAGAGCTGCCCCAGGCTGCTGGCCTCCTCCACCACTGCTGCTTCTACCAGCGCCAAGGACAGAACCTGGTGACGATGACCACGGCTCCCCGAGGTCTACAGTCAGGGGACCGGGCCACCTGGTTTGGCCTCTACTACAACATCTCGGGGGCCGGGTTTTTCCTGCACCCCGTGGGGTTGGAGTTGCTGGTAGACCACAAGGCTCTGGACCCTGCCCGCTGGACCATCCAGAAGGTGTTCTTTCAAGGCCGCTACTATGAGAGTTTGGCCCAGCTGGAGGACCAGTTTGAGGCAGGCCTGGTGAACGTGGTGCTGGTCCCAGATAATGGCACAGGTGGGTCCTGGTCCCTCAAGCCCCAGGGACCCCCCGGTCCGCCACCTCCTCTGCAGTTCTATCCCCAGGGCCCCCGCTTCGGTGTCCAGGGGAGTCGAGTGACCTCCTCATTGTGGACTTTCTCCTTTGGCCTTGGAGCTTTCAGTGGCCCCAGGATCTTTGACATTCGCTTCCAGGGAGAACGACTAGCTTATGAGATCAGCCTCCAGGAGGCCTTGGCTGTCTATGGTGGAAATTCTCCTTCTGCTCTGCGAAGCCGGTACACAGATGGTGGATTTGGCTTGGGTCACTTCTCTTCAACCCTGACCCGGGGGGTGGACTGTCCCTATGGGGCCACCTACGTGGACTGGCACTTCCTTCTGGAATCACACACCCCCAAGACAATACACGATGCCATTTGTGTGTTTGAACAGAACCAGGGCCTCCCCCTGAGGCGACATCACTCAGATATCCACTCCCGCTATTTTGGGGGCCTTGCAGAGACAGTGCTGGTGGTCAGATCTGTGTCGACCATGCTCAACTATGACTACGTGTGGGATATGGTCTTCCACCCCAACGGGGCCATAGAGGTCCGACTCCACGCCACCGGCTACATCAGTTCAGCCTTCCTCTTTGGTGCCACCCAAAGGTACGGGAACCGGGTTGGGGAGCACACGCTGGGCACGGTCCACACCCACAGTGCGCACTTCAAGGTGGATCTGGATGTAGGAG GACTAGAGAACTGGGTCTGGGCTGAGGACATGACCTATGTCCCCATGGCGGTCCCCTGGAGCCCCGAGCACCAGGTGCAGAGGCTGCAGGTGACCCGGAAGCTGCTGGAGACCGAGGAGCAGGCCTCCTTCCCCCTGGGAGGCGCCCGGCCCCGCTACGTGTACCTGGCCAGCAACCACAGCAACAAGTGGGGTCACCCGCGGGGCTACCGCATCCAGGTGCTCAGCTTTGCAGGGGAGCCGCTGCCCCAGAACAGCTCCTTGGAGAGAGCCTTCAGCTGGGGGAG GTACGAGCTGGCCGTGACCCAGCGGAAGGAAGAGGAGCGCGGCAGCACCAGCATCTACAATTTGAACGACCCTTGGTCTCCCACTGTGGACTTTGCTGACTTCATCAACAATGAGACCATCGCAGGGCAG GACCTGGTGGCCTGGGTGACAGCTGGTTTCCTGCACATCCCACATGCGGAAGACGTTCCCAACACGGTGACTGTGGGGAACGGCGTGGGCTTCTTCCTCCGACCCTACAACTTCTTTGACCAGGACCCCTCCTTCGAGTCTGCGGACTCTGTCTATTTCCAGGAGGACCAGGATGCCGGGGCCTGCGAGGTCAACCCCCTGGCTTGCCTTCCCCAGGCTGCTGCCTGTGCCCCAGACCTCCCCGCCTTCTCCCACGGGGGCTTCTCTCACAACTAA
- the LOC131816429 gene encoding membrane primary amine oxidase-like isoform X1: MIQEPKDRPRDLTMAIFIILSLRSVLVTGMGEGGSDKGVEREGEPGQPPRCPSVSPSAQPWTHPSQSQLFADLSREELTAVMSFLTQQLGPGLVDAAQARPSDNCIFSVELHLAPKAATLAHLDRGSPPPAREALAIVFFGGQPQPNVSELVVGPLPRPSYLRDVTVERYGGPIPYHRRPVLLQEYLDIDRLIFDRELPQAAGLLHHCCFYQRQGQNLVTMTTAPRGLQSGDRATWFGLYYNISGAGFFLHPVGLELLVDHKALDPARWTIQKVFFQGRYYESLAQLEDQFEAGLVNVVLVPDNGTGGSWSLKPQGPPGPPPPLQFYPQGPRFGVQGSRVTSSLWTFSFGLGAFSGPRIFDIRFQGERLAYEISLQEALAVYGGNSPSALRSRYTDGGFGLGHFSSTLTRGVDCPYGATYVDWHFLLESHTPKTIHDAICVFEQNQGLPLRRHHSDIHSRYFGGLAETVLVVRSVSTMLNYDYVWDMVFHPNGAIEVRLHATGYISSAFLFGATQRYGNRVGEHTLGTVHTHSAHFKVDLDVGGLENWVWAEDMTYVPMAVPWSPEHQVQRLQVTRKLLETEEQASFPLGGARPRYVYLASNHSNKWGHPRGYRIQVLSFAGEPLPQNSSLERAFSWGRYELAVTQRKEEERGSTSIYNLNDPWSPTVDFADFINNETIAGQDLVAWVTAGFLHIPHAEDVPNTVTVGNGVGFFLRPYNFFDQDPSFESADSVYFQEDQDAGACEVNPLACLPQAAACAPDLPAFSHGGFSHN, encoded by the exons ATGATTCAGGAGCCTAAGGACCGTCCACGAGACTTAACGATGGCTATCTTCATTATCTTGTCCTTGCGTAGTGTGCTGGTGACAGGCATGGGTGAAGGTGGGAGTGACAAGGGAGTGGAAAGGGAAGGTGAACCCGGCCAGCCTCCCCGCTGCCCCTCCGTGTCCCCCAGCGCCCAGCCCTGGACACACCCCAGCCAGAGCCAGCTGTTTGCAGACCTGAGCCGAGAGGAGCTGACAGCTGTGATGAGCTTCCTGACCCAGCAGCTAGGGCCAGGCCTGGTGGATGCAGCCCAGGCCCGCCCCTCGGACAACTGCATCTTCTCAGTGGAGCTGCACCTGGCCCCCAAGGCCGCCACCCTGGCCCATCTGGACAGGGGGAGCCCCCCACCTGCCCGGGAGGCACTGGCCATCGTCTTCTTCGGCGGACAGCCTCAGCCCAACGTGAGTGAGCTGGTGGTGGGGCCACTGCCACGGCCCTCCTACCTGCGGGATGTGACGGTGGAGCGTTACGGGGGCCCCATCCCCTACCACCGCCGCCCCGTGTTGCTCCAAGAGTACCTGGACATAGACCGGCTGATCTTCGACAGAGAGCTGCCCCAGGCTGCTGGCCTCCTCCACCACTGCTGCTTCTACCAGCGCCAAGGACAGAACCTGGTGACGATGACCACGGCTCCCCGAGGTCTACAGTCAGGGGACCGGGCCACCTGGTTTGGCCTCTACTACAACATCTCGGGGGCCGGGTTTTTCCTGCACCCCGTGGGGTTGGAGTTGCTGGTAGACCACAAGGCTCTGGACCCTGCCCGCTGGACCATCCAGAAGGTGTTCTTTCAAGGCCGCTACTATGAGAGTTTGGCCCAGCTGGAGGACCAGTTTGAGGCAGGCCTGGTGAACGTGGTGCTGGTCCCAGATAATGGCACAGGTGGGTCCTGGTCCCTCAAGCCCCAGGGACCCCCCGGTCCGCCACCTCCTCTGCAGTTCTATCCCCAGGGCCCCCGCTTCGGTGTCCAGGGGAGTCGAGTGACCTCCTCATTGTGGACTTTCTCCTTTGGCCTTGGAGCTTTCAGTGGCCCCAGGATCTTTGACATTCGCTTCCAGGGAGAACGACTAGCTTATGAGATCAGCCTCCAGGAGGCCTTGGCTGTCTATGGTGGAAATTCTCCTTCTGCTCTGCGAAGCCGGTACACAGATGGTGGATTTGGCTTGGGTCACTTCTCTTCAACCCTGACCCGGGGGGTGGACTGTCCCTATGGGGCCACCTACGTGGACTGGCACTTCCTTCTGGAATCACACACCCCCAAGACAATACACGATGCCATTTGTGTGTTTGAACAGAACCAGGGCCTCCCCCTGAGGCGACATCACTCAGATATCCACTCCCGCTATTTTGGGGGCCTTGCAGAGACAGTGCTGGTGGTCAGATCTGTGTCGACCATGCTCAACTATGACTACGTGTGGGATATGGTCTTCCACCCCAACGGGGCCATAGAGGTCCGACTCCACGCCACCGGCTACATCAGTTCAGCCTTCCTCTTTGGTGCCACCCAAAGGTACGGGAACCGGGTTGGGGAGCACACGCTGGGCACGGTCCACACCCACAGTGCGCACTTCAAGGTGGATCTGGATGTAGGAG GACTAGAGAACTGGGTCTGGGCTGAGGACATGACCTATGTCCCCATGGCGGTCCCCTGGAGCCCCGAGCACCAGGTGCAGAGGCTGCAGGTGACCCGGAAGCTGCTGGAGACCGAGGAGCAGGCCTCCTTCCCCCTGGGAGGCGCCCGGCCCCGCTACGTGTACCTGGCCAGCAACCACAGCAACAAGTGGGGTCACCCGCGGGGCTACCGCATCCAGGTGCTCAGCTTTGCAGGGGAGCCGCTGCCCCAGAACAGCTCCTTGGAGAGAGCCTTCAGCTGGGGGAG GTACGAGCTGGCCGTGACCCAGCGGAAGGAAGAGGAGCGCGGCAGCACCAGCATCTACAATTTGAACGACCCTTGGTCTCCCACTGTGGACTTTGCTGACTTCATCAACAATGAGACCATCGCAGGGCAG GACCTGGTGGCCTGGGTGACAGCTGGTTTCCTGCACATCCCACATGCGGAAGACGTTCCCAACACGGTGACTGTGGGGAACGGCGTGGGCTTCTTCCTCCGACCCTACAACTTCTTTGACCAGGACCCCTCCTTCGAGTCTGCGGACTCTGTCTATTTCCAGGAGGACCAGGATGCCGGGGCCTGCGAGGTCAACCCCCTGGCTTGCCTTCCCCAGGCTGCTGCCTGTGCCCCAGACCTCCCCGCCTTCTCCCACGGGGGCTTCTCTCACAACTAA